One window from the genome of Bacillus tianshenii encodes:
- the map gene encoding type I methionyl aminopeptidase, translated as MISLKSQREIELMAEAGKILAACHKEIAKIIKPGISTMDIEQFVEDFLEEHGATAEQKGYEGYEFATCASINDEICHGFPREEPLVEGDIVTIDMVVNYKGGLADSAWTHPVGTVSDETRHLLDVTKESLYKAIEQAQPGNRLGDIGHAIQSFVEAEGFSVVRDFTGHGIGKTIHEDPYIPHFGNAGKGQRLKEGMVITIEPMINIGAYQSKMDKNGWTARTYDGSLSAQYEHTIAITKDGPVILTEQGE; from the coding sequence ATGATTTCATTAAAATCTCAAAGAGAAATTGAATTAATGGCAGAGGCGGGGAAGATTCTTGCGGCCTGTCATAAGGAAATTGCTAAGATTATTAAGCCAGGTATTTCAACAATGGACATTGAACAATTTGTTGAAGACTTTTTAGAAGAGCATGGGGCAACAGCTGAGCAAAAAGGATATGAAGGGTATGAGTTTGCAACATGTGCTTCAATAAATGATGAAATATGTCATGGTTTTCCGCGAGAAGAACCGCTTGTAGAAGGAGATATCGTTACAATCGATATGGTAGTGAATTATAAGGGAGGCCTGGCAGATTCAGCATGGACGCATCCAGTGGGCACCGTTTCAGATGAAACAAGACATTTACTAGATGTAACAAAAGAATCGCTTTATAAGGCAATTGAACAGGCGCAACCTGGGAATCGACTAGGTGATATTGGGCATGCCATTCAATCTTTTGTTGAAGCAGAAGGTTTTTCGGTTGTAAGAGATTTTACAGGTCATGGCATTGGCAAAACCATTCATGAAGACCCGTATATCCCGCACTTTGGTAATGCAGGCAAAGGTCAGCGATTAAAAGAAGGAATGGTTATTACAATCGAGCCGATGATCAATATCGGTGCATATCAAAGTAAAATGGATAAAAACGGGTGGACGGCCCGCACCTATGATGGCTCACTTTCGGCACAATATGAACATACAATTGCAATTACGAAAGATGGCCCGGTTATTTTAACTGAGCAGGGAGAATAA
- a CDS encoding type II secretion system protein, with translation MGERIIKNQKGLTLIELLAVIVILGVIAAIAVPSVGKIIENAKKDAHIANATRIVEATRLYLINENPNFSLYNSSYDYVDIKLLQLKEKGYMPEIKSPTNQNPYHLKETKIRIEKHATGEVKYSVRLIPSRDNGNHGDMYFNDYVENLNRDNIQLKE, from the coding sequence ATGGGGGAGAGAATAATTAAAAATCAAAAAGGACTAACGTTAATTGAGTTACTTGCTGTTATTGTCATTTTAGGAGTAATTGCTGCAATTGCTGTGCCTTCTGTCGGAAAAATAATCGAAAATGCAAAAAAAGATGCTCATATTGCAAACGCTACTCGTATAGTTGAGGCAACCAGGCTATATCTCATAAATGAAAATCCTAACTTTTCGCTTTACAATTCTTCTTATGACTACGTAGACATTAAACTCCTTCAACTAAAAGAAAAAGGGTACATGCCAGAAATTAAGTCACCAACCAATCAAAACCCTTATCATCTCAAAGAAACAAAGATTCGAATTGAAAAGCATGCAACAGGGGAAGTAAAATATAGTGTTCGATTAATACCGAGTAGAGATAATGGAAATCATGGAGATATGTATTTTAATGATTATGTTGAAAATTTAAATCGAGATAACATTCAATTAAAAGAATAA